The following proteins are co-located in the Diaphorobacter sp. HDW4B genome:
- the zwf gene encoding glucose-6-phosphate dehydrogenase, which produces MSFDLVLFGGTGDLAWRKLLPALFQAWRHGSLPAGGRILGVARDDLSDEAYRALIASRLDAVESDKRPKSEEFEQFAQLLQYLRMDLSQPADYERLAQTLRARGADTVVLYLATAPNLFTTTCEQLGAAGLNTPHTRVVLEKPLGHDLASNRSINAAVRKVFDEKQIFRIDHYLGKPSVQNLLAMRFGNALFEPLWRRETVASVEITMAEKIGVEKRGSFYEGTGALRDMVQNHALQLLCAIAMEPPINAHADAIRDEKLKVLRSLAPWSPATLSRDVVRGQYTAGSLSGDRVPGYLNEPGVAPDSRTETFVALRTEISNWRWAGVPFYIRTGKRLAAHEAHIVLNFRPAPHPIYRTPLGMANRLVIHLQPRDGLALHLFSAGNDKRGARVDAQSLAPVQLDLDFDKRFGSERVGAYERLLLDVIAGRLNLFVRADEQEAAWRWVEPIMQSWKDSDESPRPYAAGTWGPSAASALVARDGNTWMEEC; this is translated from the coding sequence ATGAGTTTCGATCTGGTTTTGTTTGGCGGCACCGGCGACCTGGCCTGGCGCAAGCTGCTGCCCGCCCTTTTTCAGGCTTGGCGACACGGCTCGCTGCCTGCTGGCGGGCGCATTCTGGGCGTCGCACGCGATGATCTGAGCGACGAGGCCTACCGCGCGCTGATCGCCAGCCGCCTCGATGCGGTCGAGTCCGACAAACGCCCCAAGAGCGAAGAATTCGAGCAATTCGCGCAGTTGCTCCAGTACCTGCGCATGGATCTGTCCCAGCCCGCCGACTACGAACGCCTTGCGCAAACCCTGCGTGCACGCGGCGCGGACACGGTGGTGCTGTATCTGGCGACCGCCCCCAACCTGTTCACCACCACCTGCGAACAACTGGGTGCGGCGGGCCTGAACACACCCCACACCCGCGTCGTGCTGGAAAAGCCGCTGGGCCACGATCTGGCGTCCAACCGTTCGATCAACGCCGCCGTGCGCAAGGTGTTCGACGAAAAGCAGATCTTCCGCATCGACCACTACCTCGGCAAACCGTCCGTGCAGAACCTGCTGGCCATGCGCTTCGGCAATGCGCTGTTCGAGCCCCTGTGGCGCCGCGAAACCGTGGCCAGCGTGGAGATCACCATGGCCGAGAAGATCGGCGTGGAAAAGCGCGGCTCGTTCTACGAAGGCACGGGCGCGCTGCGCGACATGGTGCAGAACCACGCGCTGCAACTGCTGTGCGCGATCGCCATGGAGCCGCCGATCAACGCGCATGCCGATGCGATCCGCGACGAAAAACTCAAGGTGCTGCGCTCGCTCGCGCCCTGGAGCCCGGCCACGTTGTCGCGCGATGTGGTGCGCGGCCAGTACACCGCAGGCAGCCTGAGCGGCGACCGCGTGCCCGGTTATCTGAACGAGCCCGGCGTCGCGCCCGACAGCCGCACCGAAACCTTCGTCGCGCTGCGCACCGAAATCTCCAACTGGCGCTGGGCAGGCGTGCCGTTCTACATCCGCACCGGCAAGCGCCTGGCCGCGCATGAGGCGCACATCGTGCTCAATTTCCGGCCCGCGCCGCACCCGATCTACCGCACGCCGCTCGGCATGGCGAACCGTCTGGTGATCCATCTGCAGCCGCGTGATGGCCTTGCGCTGCATCTGTTCTCGGCGGGCAACGACAAGCGCGGAGCACGTGTCGATGCGCAGTCGCTCGCGCCCGTGCAGCTCGATCTGGACTTCGACAAACGCTTCGGCAGCGAGCGCGTGGGCGCGTATGAACGCCTGCTGCTCGACGTGATCGCCGGTCGCCTGAATCTCTTCGTGCGCGCCGACGAACAAGAGGCTGCATGGCGTTGGGTAGAACCCATCATGCAGTCCTGGAAAGACTCCGACGAAAGCCCGCGGCCCTATGCCGCAGGCACCTGGGGGCCCAGCGCAGCAAGCGCGCTGGTCGCCCGTGATGGCAATACCTGGATGGAAGAATGCTAG
- a CDS encoding MurR/RpiR family transcriptional regulator, which yields MLDRITASLPSLAPAEQRVAQLVLDDPRAFSHLPVRELAARANVSKPTVVRFCRSMGYDGLADFKLKLAGSVSEGVPFIHRSVDADDKTGDVLVKVVDNAVAAFLQYRNAASTAALERAAKAIASTWQTGKRIEFYGAGNSGIVAQDGQHKFFRLGITSISTSDGHMQVMSATMLGKGDCAVIISNSGRTRDLMDAADIARKNGATTIAITASGSPLAHTCEIHLAADHPEGYDRYSPMVSRLLHLLIIDVLATAVALQIGEPLQPVLQQMKNNLRAKRYT from the coding sequence ATGCTAGACCGAATCACCGCATCGCTTCCCTCGCTCGCGCCCGCAGAACAACGCGTGGCGCAGCTCGTACTCGATGATCCCCGCGCCTTTTCTCATCTGCCGGTGCGCGAACTCGCGGCACGCGCCAACGTCAGCAAACCCACCGTCGTGCGCTTTTGCCGCAGCATGGGTTATGACGGCCTGGCCGATTTCAAACTCAAGCTCGCAGGCAGTGTGAGCGAAGGCGTGCCCTTCATCCACCGCAGCGTGGACGCCGACGACAAGACCGGCGACGTGCTCGTCAAGGTGGTGGACAACGCCGTCGCCGCCTTTCTGCAATACCGCAATGCCGCCAGCACCGCCGCGCTGGAACGCGCCGCCAAAGCCATCGCATCGACCTGGCAGACCGGCAAGCGCATCGAGTTCTACGGCGCAGGCAACTCCGGCATCGTCGCGCAGGACGGGCAGCACAAGTTCTTTCGCCTCGGCATCACCAGCATCAGCACCAGCGACGGCCACATGCAAGTGATGAGCGCCACCATGCTCGGCAAGGGCGACTGCGCGGTCATCATCAGCAACTCGGGCCGCACGCGCGACCTGATGGACGCCGCCGACATCGCGCGCAAGAACGGCGCGACAACAATCGCCATCACCGCCAGCGGATCACCGCTTGCCCACACCTGCGAGATCCACCTCGCCGCCGACCACCCCGAAGGCTACGACCGCTACAGCCCCATGGTCTCGCGCCTGCTGCACCTGCTGATCATCGACGTGCTCGCCACCGCCGTGGCACTGCAGATCGGCGAGCCGCTGCAACCGGTGCTGCAGCAGATGAAGAACAATCTGCGGGCCAAGCGGTACACGTGA
- a CDS encoding type III secretion system chaperone yields MSTSADQLMRDLGQNIGVGDALQFNSQRCARLLVGEHLAVDFEHVADDELLQMYSVLGSPPVEGREQFYRDLLSANLFGHATQGGVLAWDPAFNQVLLTRTLELENAASPKFLAMVESFVNAAEYWKKRIAEFAPDVIETSSAKADPNALTVSPFATQMMMRV; encoded by the coding sequence ATGAGTACCAGTGCAGACCAGTTGATGCGCGATCTGGGACAGAACATCGGCGTGGGCGACGCCTTGCAATTCAACAGCCAGCGTTGCGCCCGCCTCTTGGTGGGCGAGCATCTGGCGGTGGATTTCGAGCATGTCGCGGATGATGAGTTGCTGCAGATGTACAGCGTGTTGGGCAGTCCACCTGTCGAGGGGCGTGAGCAGTTCTATCGTGATTTGCTGAGCGCGAATCTCTTCGGACATGCGACGCAGGGAGGTGTGCTGGCGTGGGATCCGGCGTTCAATCAAGTGTTGCTGACGCGCACGCTGGAACTGGAGAATGCGGCGTCGCCCAAGTTTCTTGCGATGGTGGAGTCGTTCGTGAATGCGGCTGAATATTGGAAGAAGCGTATCGCCGAGTTCGCGCCGGATGTGATCGAGACGTCATCGGCGAAGGCTGATCCGAACGCTTTGACCGTGAGTCCATTCGCCACGCAAATGATGATGCGCGTCTGA
- a CDS encoding ABC transporter ATP-binding protein, producing MSTGNSNNASVTQPLVRAQDLAKTFDVSPPWLNRVLERKPRALLHAVDGVSFEIQKGKTLALVGESGCGKSTVARLLVGLYEPTRGSFTFDGKDAHAAFSGSDMRSMRRRIQMIFQDPYASLNPRWLVRDIVAEPLIEHGLISDKDALTQRVGELLQSVGLAPADMVKYPHQFSGGQRQRISIARALATEPEFLVCDEPTSALDVSVQAQVLNIMKDLQRQRHLTYLFISHNLAVVRHVSDQVGVMYLGRLVEIADKQELFSKPRHPYTRMLLDAIPKMHDTGRARTPVRGEVPNPLNPPTGCAFNPRCPHANDRCRAERPQLIDDGGTKVACHAIEEGRIRCVEIAAV from the coding sequence ATGAGCACAGGCAACAGCAACAACGCTTCGGTGACCCAACCGCTGGTGCGTGCGCAGGATCTGGCCAAGACCTTCGACGTTTCTCCACCGTGGCTCAACCGTGTGCTGGAGCGCAAACCCCGTGCCTTGCTGCATGCGGTGGATGGCGTGAGTTTCGAGATTCAAAAGGGAAAGACGCTTGCGCTGGTGGGTGAGTCGGGATGCGGCAAGAGCACCGTGGCGCGTCTGTTGGTGGGCTTGTATGAACCAACGCGCGGCAGCTTCACGTTCGACGGCAAGGACGCGCACGCGGCATTTTCCGGAAGCGACATGCGCAGCATGCGCCGCCGCATCCAGATGATTTTCCAGGACCCGTATGCGAGTCTGAACCCGCGATGGCTGGTGCGCGACATCGTGGCCGAACCGCTGATCGAGCATGGCCTCATCAGCGACAAGGACGCGCTCACGCAGCGTGTGGGCGAGCTGCTGCAATCGGTGGGGCTGGCACCGGCCGACATGGTGAAGTACCCGCACCAGTTCTCGGGTGGTCAGCGCCAACGCATCTCGATTGCGCGTGCGCTGGCGACGGAGCCGGAATTTCTGGTCTGCGATGAACCCACGTCGGCGCTCGATGTGTCGGTGCAGGCGCAGGTCCTCAACATCATGAAGGACCTGCAGCGCCAGCGGCATCTCACCTATCTCTTCATCAGCCACAACCTCGCGGTGGTGCGGCATGTGAGCGATCAGGTGGGCGTGATGTATCTCGGTCGTCTGGTTGAGATCGCGGACAAGCAGGAGCTGTTTTCCAAGCCGCGCCATCCCTACACGCGCATGCTGCTCGATGCGATTCCGAAGATGCACGACACGGGCCGTGCGCGCACGCCGGTGCGCGGCGAAGTGCCCAATCCGCTGAATCCTCCAACGGGTTGTGCGTTCAATCCGCGCTGCCCGCACGCGAATGATCGCTGCCGCGCCGAGCGCCCGCAACTGATCGACGATGGCGGCACCAAGGTGGCGTGTCATGCGATCGAAGAGGGTCGGATCAGGTGTGTGGAGATTGCTGCAGTCTGA